Part of the Candidatus Thermoplasmatota archaeon genome is shown below.
CTACCTGTACGCCTTCGACGTCATACAGCCTGGTCCCGTGAGCTACAGATGGAGGTACAACCTCGGCGGGGACGTGGACTCTTCCCCTGCGGTCGCAGACGGAATGGTCTTCATGGGAACGCACGGGGGCGGGGGCAGAGTGTACTGCTTCGGCTCACCTGGAGATATCGTACCTCCTTTTGCACTGACCTGGTCACCAACAGCATCGAGTGTTCCCGTTGACACCGATTTCGCTGTGACTTGGAGCGAGTCGATGGACTTGACCTCGGTCGAGAATTCATTCAGCTACACCGATGGCTCCACGATCTGGTCTGCTTCCGATGGTGTTTTCACCCATCAGACCAACACGTCGACCTTCAACCCCACGATGGACCTGGATTTCAGCACGACCTATTGGGTAAGCTTCGACGTCACGGCGAGAGATGTCCTCGGAAACCCGCTCGACCAGGATCAGGACGGCACGGGTGGCGAGATCGGCGCGGACGAGCTCGTCATCGTCTTCACAACGATGAATAGGCCAGGGCAACCTGAGATCACAAGTGCGGTTCTCGAAGGCCCAGGTTTGAGCGACGTAAGGATATCGTGGAATAGGTCATCGGACGATGGCATAGGTGATGATGATGTCGTCGCATATTCCGTGTACAGTTCAAGCCAGTATGAAGGACCCTATTCCATCGTGGATAGCATGGCTGCCCCGGACTTGGCCCAGTATAGCTGGCCCTGCGTTGGATGCGGTGATGGCGACTCAAACAACTACTTCTACTATGTGACGGCAAGCGATGGTCTTGTCGAGAGTGTTCCTTCAAACAAAGCAGCGAAGTTCGTAAACCACTTGCTCGCTGGCAGGAACATCGTATCGATTCCTCTTGTCCAGTATGACGAGGCTGTGGCGACCGTGTTGCAGACAATAGATTTCGACCTGGTCTGGCGTTATGAAGCATTTGATGATCTGGACCATTGGAAGACATTCTCACATTCCAAGGGATACAGCGACGTCGACCGTGTCGACCACAAGATGGCGTTGTGGGTGGACGTCACAATGGAAGGCGACCTTACAGCTGCAGGGCTGGTCCCCTCCGAAGTGGGAATCAGTTTGAGAGCTGGATGGAATTTCGTGGGTTTCCCGTCCTTCAACTCTTCCTTCAGGATCATGGATTTGAAAGCGGAAGTGGGAGCGGACAGGGTCGAAGGATTGGAGCCCCTGGTGAGCCCACACTTCCTGACCATTCTCAGTGATGGTGACACGTTGCAGCCAGGCTCTGGATACTGGGTAAGAGTAGGAAGTGATGCCACCTGGAGCATCCGCAATACATAGCCCATCCCGTGATTTCTGCGTCATGCAGGGAGCGGAAGGAACT
Proteins encoded:
- a CDS encoding PQQ-binding-like beta-propeller repeat protein, encoding AACDGYVYQILINQPGPTVSAANSFNTGSPMYGSPVIFDDKVYIGNGYQWVNPDNSFYALNATDLSVVWEFLSGSSTSFMSSAAIAYDMLFVGSIDGNLYVLNPQGFGGFADVIWEYPIGSTMSSPAIADGQVFIGSKSNYLYAFDVIQPGPVSYRWRYNLGGDVDSSPAVADGMVFMGTHGGGGRVYCFGSPGDIVPPFALTWSPTASSVPVDTDFAVTWSESMDLTSVENSFSYTDGSTIWSASDGVFTHQTNTSTFNPTMDLDFSTTYWVSFDVTARDVLGNPLDQDQDGTGGEIGADELVIVFTTMNRPGQPEITSAVLEGPGLSDVRISWNRSSDDGIGDDDVVAYSVYSSSQYEGPYSIVDSMAAPDLAQYSWPCVGCGDGDSNNYFYYVTASDGLVESVPSNKAAKFVNHLLAGRNIVSIPLVQYDEAVATVLQTIDFDLVWRYEAFDDLDHWKTFSHSKGYSDVDRVDHKMALWVDVTMEGDLTAAGLVPSEVGISLRAGWNFVGFPSFNSSFRIMDLKAEVGADRVEGLEPLVSPHFLTILSDGDTLQPGSGYWVRVGSDATWSIRNT